The following are encoded in a window of SAR324 cluster bacterium genomic DNA:
- a CDS encoding TerB family tellurite resistance protein — MTSSPKLPSSLIDQQLRQKMEQWNISPVTYLRLLVAMIQADGILHPSEADYFLKMSEILNLSDSDNQLIQTDFMEPPDFESLLHSLEYPESPEARKILLENIFPVALSDGTIDSSELLMFHKLQDHLGVKIPMLER; from the coding sequence ATGACCTCCTCGCCTAAATTACCTTCATCACTGATTGATCAGCAACTTCGTCAGAAAATGGAACAATGGAATATTTCACCGGTCACCTATTTGCGATTGTTGGTCGCAATGATTCAGGCCGATGGGATTCTGCATCCTTCTGAAGCAGATTATTTCCTTAAAATGTCTGAAATTCTGAATCTGTCAGACAGTGATAACCAGTTGATTCAGACAGATTTCATGGAACCACCCGATTTTGAGTCCCTGCTTCATTCACTGGAATACCCAGAATCGCCGGAAGCCAGAAAGATTTTGCTGGAGAACATTTTTCCTGTGGCACTGTCTGACGGCACCATTGATTCCAGCGAACTCCTCATGTTCCATAAACTACAGGATCACCTGGGCGTCAAAATCCCGATGTTAGAACGCTGA